The following nucleotide sequence is from Chromatiales bacterium.
GAATTTCATTTAAGTCCTCAACAAAAATTGCCCCTTTATTTCGTAGTTCTTCAACCACGCACCGATTATGCACGACTTCGTGCCGTACATAAACAGGGGACTCGAGCATATCCAATGTGCGTTCCACTATCTCTATCGCTCGATCTACGCCGGCGCAAAATCCTCGCGGGTTAGCCAAAAGTACTTTCATCTATGCTGAGCCTTATCACTAAGTGCAACACTTATAATAAGCAATGCTCCTATGGTAATACCTATATCCGCTATATTAAATGTTGGCCAATGATAGGACTGATAATAAACATCCAGAAAATCTACCACCGCACCTCTAAACAAACGATCAATCAAATTGCCGAGTGCGCCGCCCATTATCAGCATCATGCCCAAAGCCGATAGTAGGCTGCCTGGTTCGTCTGGTTTCAACCGTTTGAGTAAAGACCAGAGAAAGACACAAACGATTACGGTTACTGTAACAAAAAACCAACGTTGCCACCCTCCAGCCTCGCTGAGCAAGCTAAAAGCAGCACCCGTGTTGTACAGCAAAGTGAGATTGAACGACGGCATTATAGGATATGGACGACCTTGAAGTAGCCACGACTCCGCCAACCCTTTACTAATCTGATCTAATAAAACAATCAGCAAAGCGAAGCCTAACCATCTGTAATGGTAACTCCTCAATGGAACTCCTAAATATTAACCTTTCGTGGTGTCCTTGTTTCTAACCACTAATCTCCAATGCACGACAAACAATATAATTTGAATTAACAAAACGATAGAGTATTCTAGGATTTCCTGCTGTCCCTGTCTGCGTTCTGTTTTTAGTGCAATATCATACGCTTCATTGCGCTTGCGGGTAATTTCTTGTTCGGTCATATCTTTAAATTTATCATAGCGGCCGCCGCTATCCCCAGACTGCAAAATAAATTCATCGTTGCTCTGATATTTGGAGTACTCCCAACCGGG
It contains:
- a CDS encoding lipoprotein signal peptidase, which gives rise to MRSYHYRWLGFALLIVLLDQISKGLAESWLLQGRPYPIMPSFNLTLLYNTGAAFSLLSEAGGWQRWFFVTVTVIVCVFLWSLLKRLKPDEPGSLLSALGMMLIMGGALGNLIDRLFRGAVVDFLDVYYQSYHWPTFNIADIGITIGALLIISVALSDKAQHR